TCGGGCGCCTGTCCATCGGCCAGGTGCGCGCCATCATGGAAACGGTGGGCGAACTCGAATCGCTGTGCGCCAAGCTGGCGGCGCGGCGCATCGACGACGACATGCGCAGGGCGCTGGACGACGCCCTGCAGCGCTGCCAGGAAGCGGCGGTGCAGGGCAGCCCCGCCGAGTACGGGGTCGCCAACAACCAGTTCCACGAAGTGATCTACGGCGGCAGCCGCAACGCCTACCTGGCCGAACTGATCCGCAACGCGCGGCGGCAGATACAGCGCTACCGCACCAAGGACTTCCAGACCAAGGCCGAGATCAGCAAGTCGCTGCAGGAACACCTGAAGGTGGCGCGCGCCATCCAGGAAGGCGACGAAGCCCAGGCGGCGCAGAGCATGGCGCAGCACGTCCCGTCCGGCTCCACCGGCTTCTCGGAATTCCTCGCCCGCCTGCCGGAGAGCTTCTTCGAGTCGGATTCGCACGACCGCTGAAGGCCCGCGCCGCAACGCATCATCTCCCGCCACGGCAACCGCCTGGCTGAAGCGCCGGCGCCGAAGCGCGGCCGGCCGGCCGCGACCGTGCGCACCGCGACGGCGGTCCGCTCGGCGGCGACCCGCCCGGTGACGCTCCGCCCGGCGACGCTCCGCCCGGCGACGCTCCGCATGAGCGGCGGTACATCCCACAACTCCATCCCGCTCCCGCACGCCGGCTCCTGCGGCGAAGCCACGCCCTCGCCGCGGCCGGACGAAGGCTGCCGCGGCACGCCGGAACGGCCACGCCCGCCGGCGCGCCCCTGCTGGAAGCGCGCCGGCGGGCATGCCGGGCGAGGCCGCCGTCAGAACTTGTGACGGACGCCGAGCGCCCAGGTGCTGGCGGTCTCGCCGGGCTGGATGGGTTGCTCGATGCCCGACAGGTTGGGCGCGAGGTCGTCGTGATGCATGCGGTTGAGGATGGCGTAGAGCGCGGTGCGCTTCGACAGGTTATGGACGAAGCCGGTCGACAGCGAGTTCGAGTCGTTGTCCCTGCCCTTCACGTCGAGCGAGGCATAGCCCAGGTGGAAGGCGCTCGAGGTCAGCACCGGCACCACCACGCCGACCGACCACAGCCGGTTGTCGCCGCTGCGGACCTCGGCATCCTTGCGCTGCCAAGTCGCCATCGCCTTCAGGAAGCCGAAGTCCCAGGAGCCGCCGATGAAGAACTCCCTCGTGTCCTCGACGCCGGCACCCACCCCCACGTTGTGGTAGACCACGCCGATCTCGCCCGGCCCCTTCGCGTAGCCGAAGCCCATCGCCCAGCGGTCGTCGCCGCTCGGATGGCGCGTCCTGGCCGGGTCCTCGTTGTTGTAGTTGGAGTAGATGCCCTCGAACGAGAAGCCGCTCAGGTCCGGCGACATGTAGCGCACGGAGTTCGACCAGCGCGCCGGGGAGCCGGGGTTGATGGTGTAGCCGCCGACCGAGGTCAGCCAGCCGCGGGCGCTATACAGCCCCGACCCTTCGAGGATGTCGAAGCGCGCGGTGGCATAGCCCGGCGCGTACTGCCGGCCGAGCCCGAGCGTGCCCCAGGCGCCGCCGAGGCCGACCCACGCCTGGCGCTGGAAGGCCCAGCTCTCGCCGGCGGGAGCCCCCGGAGGCGCGGTGCCGGTGTCGACGTTGAGGCCCTGTTCGAGCTGGAACAGCGCCTTCAGGCCGTTGCCCAGATCCTCCGTTCCCCTGAAGCCGAGCCGGCTGCCTTGCAGGATGCCGCGGCCGTCCATGGCCGTCTGGTTGTAGCCGCCGCCGGTGGTCCTCGTCATTGCCGCATCCACCACGCCGTAGATGGTGACGTTGCTCTGCGCCGCCGCCGGCAGCATCGCGGCGCCAAGCACTCCGCCGGCCACCAGGGGGACGAAACGATTCGTTTTCTTCTGCACACCTGTCTCCTTTTTCTGGATGTCGATCCGGCCGGTGCCGGGCGACGGTCGCCACGGACCCGCCCACACCGCCCGGAACCTGCTGCAAGGTCGATTCAGCTTGCGGCGCGATTGTGGCGTACACATTTACATTTTGTACATACCAGTTTTTAAATTTTGGCATCCACCCTTCCAAATGAGGTGCACACGATCATCCAGGCCGTGCCGCCGCCGGACCGCCGGACGGCACCGCCGGGCCTGCCCGCGGCGGCGCGGCAGCCGGTGGCGGCAAGCCGTTCCGCCGCTCGGCGACGCTGCCCGGAAAGCTGCTCATGGCGGGGCCTTGGAGCCGGAGAGGGGGAAACGGGCACCGCGTCTGCCGGTCTATGCGCGGCGATGGAAGCGGATGTGCCGCGCTGCGCGGACGACGAGGCGGATGCGGAAACCAGGTGGTGCAGTGCAGCGAAAATGCCTGTTCGTGGTATTTATTTTTAAAACTATTGCACACCACAAGAGAATCGATGTATATATTCGCCTGCACCCCACCGGTCGACGGCATCGCGCCCGGCGCCGGCGGGGACTCCGCCATCCAGTACGCTGCGAGACACGCCATGCCCCGTATTCCCCGTTCCATCGACGTTCCCGGGCTGTCGCACAACGCCCCGATCCCGCAGGCCGCGAGAGTCGGCGCCGTGCTCTGCTCGTCGGGCATCTCGGGCAAGGATGCGTCCTCCGGCAAGCTGCCCGGGGACGCCCGGACCCAGGCGCAGAACGCCTTCCGCAACATGGAGGCGCTGCTCGCGGCGGGCGGCGCGACGACGGGCGACGTCGTCAGGCTGACCATCTACGCCAGGGACGACTCGGTGCGCGAGGCCGTCAATGCCGAATGGCTGCGCTGCTTCCCCGACCCCGCCGACCGGCCCGCGCGGCACGTCCTCATCCACGACCTGCAGCACGGCATGTGGCTGCAGCTCGAATTCATGGCCGTCATCCAATAATCGATCAGGAGACAGAACCGATGATCATCGACTCCCACGCCCACATCGTGATGCCGCCGGAGAGCTTCCGCTTCATGGCGGAACTCGTCGGCGGGCGCGCAAACCCCCACACCACGCCCAACGTCCCGGACGCATCGGTGCGCAAGGTCGCCGAAGAACTGGTGAAGACGATGGATTCGGTCGGCACCGACATCCAGTTCCTGTCGCCGCGCCCCTACCTGCAGATGCACTCGGTCAAGCCGGCCAAGGTCACCGAACTGTGGTCGCGCCACTGCAACGACCTGATCGCGCGCGTCGTCGCCATGTTCCCGGACCGCTTCCGCGGCGTCGCCGGCCTGCCGCAGTACATGAACGAGTCCCCGGAAACGAGGGCCGTCCCGGAACTGAGGCGCTGCGTCACCGAACTGGGCTTCATCGGCTGCCTGATCAACCCGGACCCGACCGAAGGCGAGGGCCCCACCCCGCCGGGCCTGGGCGATCCGTTCTGGCACCCGCTGTACCAGGCGATGGTCGAACTCGACGTGCCCGGGCTCATCCACTCCGCCGGCAGTTGCTGCGCGCGCGAGTCCTACACGCTGAAGTTCATCAACGAGGAGAGCATCGCCATCGTGTCGCTGCTCGGCGCGAAGACCTTCGAAGCCTTCCCGGAGCTGAAGATCGTCGTCGCCCACGGCGGCGGCGCCATCCCCTACCAGATGGGCCGCTTCCGCTCGTGGAACGTGCGCAGGGGCGAAAAGGAAACCTTCGACGAGCAGTTGAAGAAGCTCTACTTCGACACCTGCAACTACAGCAAGGAGGCGATCGACCTCCTGCTCAAAGTCGCCGGCACCCGCAACGTGCTGTTCGGCACCGAGAAACCCGGCACCGGCAGCGCGCGCGACCCCGTCAGCGGACGCGACTACGACGACATGAAGCCGGTGATCGAGAGCATTGAATGGCTGTCGGCCGAACAGCGCGCCGACGTCTTCGAGAACAACAGTCGCCGGGTCTACCGGCGCGCCTTCCCCAAGGAGTAGGCCGTCGTCCGCGGGTTCGCGGCGACAGATCAACAGAACCGAGGAGACCTCCATGCCTTTGACCAAGGAAGAAAACGACCTGCTCACCCGCGTCGCCGACGGCGCGCCGATGGGCGAGATGATCCGCCAGCACTACTGGCTGCCGGCGGTACCGTCGTGCAAGCTCGAAGCGGACGGCGCGCCCGTCCGGGTGCGCCTGCTGGGCAGGAACTACGTGGCCTTTCGCGCCACCGACGGCAGCGTCGGCGTGCTCGACGAGCAGTGCCCGCACCGCAAGGCGTCGCTGGCGCTGGCGCGCAACGAGGACGGCGGCCTGCGCTGCATCTACCACGGCTGGAAGCTGAACGTGAAGGGCGAGGTCGTCGAGGCGCCCAACCACACCGGCAACCAGGAGCAGTTCTGCAAGCACGTGCGCGTCAACCGCTACACCGCCGCCGACCGCGGCGGCATCGTGTGGGTGTGGCTGGGCCAGGGCGACACGCCGCCCAAGTTCCCCGAGCTGCCCTTCGTCGACCTGCCGCAGTCGCAGCGCTCGGTGACCAGCGTCGAGGTGCCGACGAACTGGCTGCAGGGCGTGGAGGCGTCGATGGATTCCTCGCACGTCGGCGTGCTGCACGAATCCACCACCCAGCTCACCGCCGGCGGCGGCAACCAGCGCATGCTGATGACCAAGTCGCTGGCGCCGCGCCTGGAATTCGAGGAACGCCCCTACGGCTACCGCTACGCCGCGATCCGCCCGCTGGCCGACAGTTCGATCTACGTGCGCATCAACAACTTCGTGATGCCGTGGTACGGGATCATCTGTCCGCCCGACGAGAAGGGCCCCACCACCGTGTTCTTCTCCACCCCGGTGGACGACGTCACCCACCGCGCGTGGTTCGTGCATTTCAACCAGCACCGCGACCTGGGCATGACCGTGATGTCGGCCTCGCCCGACGTGTGGAACTTCCCGCCGCTGCCGCCGGGCGAGGCGAAGGACAACTGGGGGCAGAACCGCGACCTGATGAAGCGCGGCCACCAGACCGGCTTCCCGCAGCACCTGGGGACCGAGGACTTCGCCATGTTCCTCAGCCAGGGCCCGGTCTACGACCGCACCGACGAGCAGTTGTGCTCGGCCGACGGCGCGGTGATCCGGCTGCGCCAACTGCTGCTGAAGGCGGTGCGCGAGTTCCAGGAAGGCAAGGCGCCGACGATCGCCTCCAGCCCCGAACTCGACTACACCGAGGTCAGGTCGGTCGGCGGCGTGCTGCCCCCCGGCTCAGACTGGCGCAGCATCGCCGAAGCGGCCTGAAGGCCCGCCGGAACAACGACAACAACAAACAACAGGAGACAGCATCGTGTCGATGACGCGAAGAAAGGCGCTGCTGGCGCTGGGCATCGGCCTCGGGCTGGCGACGGCCAGCCCGCTGCTGCAGGCGCAGGGCGGCGACAAGGCGGTGATACGCATCCTGGTCGGGCTGCCGGCCGGCGGCGGCACCGACGCCATCGCGCGCTATTTCGCCGAACAGTTGCGCGCCGAACTGGGCCAGCCGGTGATCGTCGAGAACAAGCCGGGCGCCGGCGGGCGGCTGGCCGCCGACGCGCTGGCGAAGGCGGCGCCCGACGGGCTCACCTACATGATCGCGCCGAACGCGACGCCCACCTTCCAGACCCTGGTGTTCGGCCACCAGTTGAGGTGGGACCTGTGGCGCGACTTCGCGCCCGTCGCCGGCCTCGTCTCCTACCCGATCGGGCTGGCGGCGAGCAACGCGCTCAAGGTCGGCAATGCGCGCGAATTCGTCGCCTGGGCGAAGGCCCACCCGGCGCAGGCCAGCTTCGGCACCGCCGGCATGGGCGGACAGACCCACTTCCTCGGCGTGCAGTTCGCCAAGGTGGCGGGCATCGAGCTGCAGCCGACGCCCTACAAGGGCACGCCGCCGATGATGAACGACCTGCTGGGCGGCCATATCCCGGCCGGCGTCGCGCTCATCGAATCGCTCGCGCCCCAGCACCGCGCCGGCACGCTGCGCCTGCTCGGCATCTTCAGCGACAAGCGTTCGCCGCTGCTGCCCGAGGTGCCGACCCTGGCGGAACAGGGCTACGACGTCACCCTGGGCGAAGCCTGGACCGCGATGTGGGCGCCGGCGAAGACGCCCGGGGCCGAGCTGGAGCGCATGCAGCAGGCGCTCGCCCGCATCCTCGCGCGTCCGCAGGTGGGCGACCACCTGCGCACCCAGTTGGCGGTCGTGCCGCGCTACCTGGATGCCGGGGCGATGGCCGCGGAGCAGCGCAAGGAGCTGGCCGCCTGGGAGCCGATCATCAAGGCTTCCGGCTTCAAGCCCGAATAGGTCCGCCGCCGCATCCCGCGCCGCCGGCAGCGGCCGGCGGCAGAGGAGCCGCCGCGCCCGCCCGTCCGCGCGCAACCAAACCACGTCACGAGGACAACCGTGAACACTCCCGAGATCCTGCAGGCCCGCGTGCGGGCCGTCAGCTTCGAGGCCGAGGGCATCCTCGGCTTCGAGCTGGTGCCGATGCCGCCGCTCAAGGAACTGCCCGCCTTCACCGCCGGCGCCCACATCGACCTGCTGCTGCCGAGCGGCCTGACGCGCAGCTACTCGCTGCTCAACGCGCCGCACGAGCGCCACCGCTACGTCATCGGCGTGAACAAGGATGCCGCCAGCCGCGGCGGGTCGCGCTACATGCACGAGACGCTGCGCGCCGGCGAGACGCTGAGCATCCATCCGCCGCGCAACAACTTCCCGCTCGACGAGAACGCGGCGCGCAGCGTCTTCATCGCCGGCGGCATCGGCATCACGCCGATGCTGAGCATGATCGCCCGCGCCCGCGCGCTGGGCATGCCCTGGCAGCTCCACTACGCGGCGCGCACGCGCCGCCATGCCGCCTTCCTCGACCTGCTGCAGGGCTGGCGCGACGAGCCCGGTGCGGAAGTGAGCCTGGTCTTCGACCAGGAGCCCGGCGCCGCGATGATGGACATCGCCGCCATCGTGCGCGGGCTGCCGGCCGATGCCCACGTCTATTGCTGCGGCCCGCTGCCCATGCTCGACGCCTTCGAGAAGGCCGCCGCCGGGCTGCCGCCGCAGCGCGTGCACCGCGAGTACTTCGCCGCCAGGGAGGCGGCGGCGACCGAGGGCGGCTTCGTCGTCGAACTGGCGCGCGCCGGCAAGCGCATCCAGGTGCACCCCGGCCAGACCATCCTCGACAGCCTGATCGACGCCGGCATCGAGCCGCCCTACTCCTGCCGCGAAGGCGTCTGCGGCACCTGCGAGGTGCGCGTGCTGGAGGGCGTTCCCGACCACCGCGACCTCGTGCTCAGCGCCGACGAACAGGCCGCCAACGACCGCATGATGGTCTGCTGCTCGGGCGCGAAGAGCGCCCGCCTGCTGCTCGACCTCTGACACCCACGC
This DNA window, taken from Thauera sp. K11, encodes the following:
- a CDS encoding GntR family transcriptional regulator, producing the protein MEKNPNTTSALQEIPPPSPSAETRGRGGRANEIRATLQEEIESGRLPPGASLDERALAARFDVSRTPVREALQQLAARDLVRIAPRQGVTVGRLSIGQVRAIMETVGELESLCAKLAARRIDDDMRRALDDALQRCQEAAVQGSPAEYGVANNQFHEVIYGGSRNAYLAELIRNARRQIQRYRTKDFQTKAEISKSLQEHLKVARAIQEGDEAQAAQSMAQHVPSGSTGFSEFLARLPESFFESDSHDR
- a CDS encoding porin — translated: MQKKTNRFVPLVAGGVLGAAMLPAAAQSNVTIYGVVDAAMTRTTGGGYNQTAMDGRGILQGSRLGFRGTEDLGNGLKALFQLEQGLNVDTGTAPPGAPAGESWAFQRQAWVGLGGAWGTLGLGRQYAPGYATARFDILEGSGLYSARGWLTSVGGYTINPGSPARWSNSVRYMSPDLSGFSFEGIYSNYNNEDPARTRHPSGDDRWAMGFGYAKGPGEIGVVYHNVGVGAGVEDTREFFIGGSWDFGFLKAMATWQRKDAEVRSGDNRLWSVGVVVPVLTSSAFHLGYASLDVKGRDNDSNSLSTGFVHNLSKRTALYAILNRMHHDDLAPNLSGIEQPIQPGETASTWALGVRHKF
- a CDS encoding RidA family protein, encoding MPRIPRSIDVPGLSHNAPIPQAARVGAVLCSSGISGKDASSGKLPGDARTQAQNAFRNMEALLAAGGATTGDVVRLTIYARDDSVREAVNAEWLRCFPDPADRPARHVLIHDLQHGMWLQLEFMAVIQ
- a CDS encoding amidohydrolase family protein, coding for MIIDSHAHIVMPPESFRFMAELVGGRANPHTTPNVPDASVRKVAEELVKTMDSVGTDIQFLSPRPYLQMHSVKPAKVTELWSRHCNDLIARVVAMFPDRFRGVAGLPQYMNESPETRAVPELRRCVTELGFIGCLINPDPTEGEGPTPPGLGDPFWHPLYQAMVELDVPGLIHSAGSCCARESYTLKFINEESIAIVSLLGAKTFEAFPELKIVVAHGGGAIPYQMGRFRSWNVRRGEKETFDEQLKKLYFDTCNYSKEAIDLLLKVAGTRNVLFGTEKPGTGSARDPVSGRDYDDMKPVIESIEWLSAEQRADVFENNSRRVYRRAFPKE
- a CDS encoding Rieske 2Fe-2S domain-containing protein; this translates as MPLTKEENDLLTRVADGAPMGEMIRQHYWLPAVPSCKLEADGAPVRVRLLGRNYVAFRATDGSVGVLDEQCPHRKASLALARNEDGGLRCIYHGWKLNVKGEVVEAPNHTGNQEQFCKHVRVNRYTAADRGGIVWVWLGQGDTPPKFPELPFVDLPQSQRSVTSVEVPTNWLQGVEASMDSSHVGVLHESTTQLTAGGGNQRMLMTKSLAPRLEFEERPYGYRYAAIRPLADSSIYVRINNFVMPWYGIICPPDEKGPTTVFFSTPVDDVTHRAWFVHFNQHRDLGMTVMSASPDVWNFPPLPPGEAKDNWGQNRDLMKRGHQTGFPQHLGTEDFAMFLSQGPVYDRTDEQLCSADGAVIRLRQLLLKAVREFQEGKAPTIASSPELDYTEVRSVGGVLPPGSDWRSIAEAA
- a CDS encoding tripartite tricarboxylate transporter substrate-binding protein — translated: MTRRKALLALGIGLGLATASPLLQAQGGDKAVIRILVGLPAGGGTDAIARYFAEQLRAELGQPVIVENKPGAGGRLAADALAKAAPDGLTYMIAPNATPTFQTLVFGHQLRWDLWRDFAPVAGLVSYPIGLAASNALKVGNAREFVAWAKAHPAQASFGTAGMGGQTHFLGVQFAKVAGIELQPTPYKGTPPMMNDLLGGHIPAGVALIESLAPQHRAGTLRLLGIFSDKRSPLLPEVPTLAEQGYDVTLGEAWTAMWAPAKTPGAELERMQQALARILARPQVGDHLRTQLAVVPRYLDAGAMAAEQRKELAAWEPIIKASGFKPE
- a CDS encoding PDR/VanB family oxidoreductase, with the protein product MNTPEILQARVRAVSFEAEGILGFELVPMPPLKELPAFTAGAHIDLLLPSGLTRSYSLLNAPHERHRYVIGVNKDAASRGGSRYMHETLRAGETLSIHPPRNNFPLDENAARSVFIAGGIGITPMLSMIARARALGMPWQLHYAARTRRHAAFLDLLQGWRDEPGAEVSLVFDQEPGAAMMDIAAIVRGLPADAHVYCCGPLPMLDAFEKAAAGLPPQRVHREYFAAREAAATEGGFVVELARAGKRIQVHPGQTILDSLIDAGIEPPYSCREGVCGTCEVRVLEGVPDHRDLVLSADEQAANDRMMVCCSGAKSARLLLDL